The following coding sequences lie in one Eubacterium ventriosum genomic window:
- a CDS encoding RNA polymerase sigma factor → MKGVKMLNIQTEQQYNEIVENYSDMIFRIAYQYLFNKYDAEDIVQEVFVKLLTKRVIFKDEEHIKSWLIRVTINQCLDYKKSLTKKSTVPIENMEIPFEQKEGEILEELQLLKEDERNVLYLHYYEGYKIKEIAKILKQKQNTINSKLTRARKKLKEIMEVEYE, encoded by the coding sequence ATGAAAGGAGTTAAGATGCTAAACATTCAAACAGAACAACAATATAACGAGATAGTAGAAAATTATTCTGACATGATTTTTAGAATAGCATATCAATATTTGTTTAATAAATATGACGCTGAAGATATTGTGCAGGAGGTTTTTGTAAAGCTATTGACTAAAAGAGTTATTTTTAAAGATGAAGAGCATATTAAATCCTGGCTGATCAGAGTAACTATTAATCAATGTCTGGACTATAAGAAATCTTTAACAAAGAAGAGTACAGTACCAATTGAGAATATGGAAATTCCTTTTGAACAAAAAGAAGGAGAAATTCTCGAAGAGCTTCAATTGCTAAAGGAGGATGAGCGAAATGTCCTTTATTTGCATTATTATGAAGGATATAAAATAAAGGAAATTGCAAAAATCCTAAAACAAAAACAAAACACAATTAATTCAAAACTTACAAGAGCTCGAAAAAAATTAAAAGAGATAATGGAGGTTGAATATGAATAG
- a CDS encoding HEPN domain-containing protein — translation MLHSDEGNIFDLARHRLDVAKEDLETAISNLKEEHYRAANNRAYYSIYHSICAVFALENVAYKRHKDTLANFNKNYIKTEIFSKDLGRKISKAQTVRHNSDYDDFYLITKEETVQQIETAEQLLDAVEIYIEDKIRENN, via the coding sequence ATGCTGCATAGTGATGAAGGAAATATTTTTGATTTGGCAAGACACAGATTAGATGTTGCGAAAGAAGATTTAGAAACTGCAATTAGTAACTTGAAAGAAGAACATTATAGAGCAGCTAATAATAGAGCTTACTATAGTATATATCATTCTATTTGTGCAGTTTTTGCTTTAGAAAATGTTGCCTATAAAAGACATAAAGATACATTGGCAAATTTTAATAAGAATTATATAAAAACAGAGATTTTTTCGAAAGATTTAGGAAGAAAAATTAGCAAAGCGCAGACTGTTAGGCACAATTCCGATTATGACGATTTTTATTTAATAACGAAGGAAGAGACAGTTCAGCAGATTGAAACAGCAGAACAGTTGCTAGATGCTGTGGAAATTTACATAGAAGATAAAATAAGAGAAAATAATTAA
- a CDS encoding M18 family aminopeptidase produces the protein MLLDKQIEISKELMDFIKDSPTAFHVVKNFSTMLEKAGFIKLNERNKWKIEQGGKYYVTRNDSSIIAFQVPDNMDFYNFQIAAAHSDSPAFKIKENPEMVEDNNYVTLNVEKYGGMLMAPWLDRPLSVAGRVIVKDGNTLKPVLLNVDRNLCLIPNLAIHMNRNANNGISYNPQKDMIPLFGEIASKDKFDQIIANEAGVAIEDIISTDLFLYNRECGTIWGADNEFMSAPRLDDVMCAFSCIKALTDNKENNKSVNVCAIFDNEEVGSTTKQGADSSFLYDVLSRISMCMGKDSEDFIRVCASSFMLSADNAHAVHPNYKEKADPTNRPYMNKGIVIKYNANQKYTTDAISASIFKEICKKVGVEVQSYVNRSDIPGGSTLGNISNSHVSLNTVDIGLAQLAMHSPYETAGVKDTEYMIKAVKKFYETAIMADEEGIYRLIG, from the coding sequence ATGTTGTTGGACAAACAAATAGAAATATCAAAAGAATTAATGGATTTTATTAAGGACAGTCCTACAGCTTTTCACGTTGTTAAGAATTTTTCAACAATGCTGGAGAAGGCAGGATTTATAAAATTAAACGAGAGAAATAAATGGAAGATTGAACAGGGTGGAAAGTATTATGTTACAAGAAATGATTCATCAATAATTGCTTTTCAAGTGCCTGATAATATGGATTTTTACAATTTTCAAATAGCAGCAGCACATAGCGATTCGCCTGCATTTAAAATAAAAGAAAATCCTGAAATGGTTGAAGACAATAATTACGTAACATTAAATGTGGAAAAATACGGTGGAATGCTTATGGCACCTTGGCTTGACAGACCACTTTCGGTAGCAGGACGTGTTATTGTAAAAGATGGAAATACGTTAAAGCCGGTTCTTTTAAATGTAGATAGGAATTTGTGCCTGATTCCAAATCTTGCAATTCACATGAACAGGAATGCTAATAATGGAATATCATATAATCCACAAAAAGATATGATTCCGCTGTTTGGCGAAATTGCTTCAAAAGACAAATTTGACCAAATAATTGCAAATGAGGCAGGTGTAGCAATAGAGGATATTATTAGTACAGATTTGTTTTTGTATAATAGAGAATGCGGAACAATATGGGGTGCAGATAATGAATTTATGTCAGCTCCAAGACTAGATGATGTAATGTGTGCATTTAGTTGTATTAAAGCTTTAACAGATAATAAGGAAAATAACAAAAGTGTTAATGTATGTGCTATTTTTGACAATGAAGAGGTAGGAAGTACAACAAAGCAGGGAGCAGATTCTTCATTTCTTTATGATGTACTTTCAAGAATTTCAATGTGTATGGGAAAAGACAGTGAGGATTTTATAAGAGTGTGTGCATCATCATTTATGCTTTCAGCAGACAATGCTCATGCAGTACATCCTAATTATAAGGAAAAAGCAGACCCTACTAACCGACCATATATGAACAAAGGAATTGTTATAAAATATAATGCAAATCAAAAATACACAACAGATGCAATATCGGCATCAATATTTAAAGAAATATGCAAGAAAGTAGGAGTAGAAGTTCAGTCATATGTTAACCGTTCAGATATTCCGGGTGGCTCAACACTTGGTAATATTTCAAACAGTCATGTTTCACTTAACACAGTAGATATAGGACTTGCACAGCTTGCAATGCATTCACCTTATGAAACTGCAGGGGTAAAGGATACAGAGTATATGATAAAAGCTGTAAAGAAATTCTATGAAACAGCAATTATGGCAGATGAAGAAGGAATATATAGATTAATAGGATGA
- a CDS encoding sodium-dependent transporter codes for MKQKSGFSGQIGFVLAAAGSAVGVGNLWRFPYLAAKDGGGLFLIIYLVLVLTVGFTLLTTDIAIGRKTGKSAIYAYESMRKKWKFLGVITFIVPVIIMTYYAVIGGWILKYIAIYILGSGKKAVADNCFTNFITSPSSVWYGIIFMLLTAIIVYNGVEKGIERVSKFIMPVLLVMVVGIAIFSLTLKTTLDDGTVRTGLQGLKVYLTPDMSGITVQKFLQVSLDAMSQLFFSLSVSMGIMITYGSYVKKDVNLNKAVSQIEIMDTGVAFLAGMMIIPAVFVFSGLDGMSAGPGLMFVSLPNVFFRMGMAGRIVGLLFFLLAGFAALTSCISVLESITANCMELFHTERKKTTGVLSIIYLIATAVIALGYSIFYVEVKLPNGSTGQLLDIMDYISNSFLMPFISLLSAILIGWIIKPSWIVEEMELNGKKFSRKKLYNVMIRYIMPVIMVILFLQSTGFLDVLISKIQKFI; via the coding sequence ATGAAACAAAAAAGTGGATTTAGCGGGCAGATAGGATTCGTTCTTGCTGCAGCAGGAAGTGCCGTAGGTGTAGGAAATCTTTGGAGATTCCCATATCTTGCAGCAAAGGATGGAGGCGGACTTTTCCTTATTATCTATCTGGTACTTGTTTTAACAGTAGGTTTTACATTGTTAACAACAGATATTGCCATTGGGCGAAAAACAGGAAAAAGTGCCATTTATGCATATGAATCAATGAGAAAGAAATGGAAGTTTTTAGGTGTGATTACTTTTATTGTGCCGGTTATTATTATGACTTATTATGCGGTAATAGGTGGTTGGATTTTAAAATATATTGCTATTTATATTTTAGGTTCAGGAAAGAAAGCAGTTGCAGACAATTGCTTTACTAACTTTATTACATCACCTTCATCAGTTTGGTACGGTATTATATTTATGCTTTTAACAGCAATTATTGTATATAACGGCGTAGAAAAGGGAATAGAGAGAGTTTCAAAGTTTATCATGCCGGTTCTTTTGGTTATGGTAGTTGGAATTGCTATTTTCTCATTAACTCTAAAGACAACATTAGATGACGGAACAGTTAGAACAGGTCTTCAGGGATTGAAAGTTTATTTGACACCTGATATGTCAGGAATTACAGTTCAGAAATTCCTTCAGGTTTCATTGGATGCAATGAGTCAGTTGTTCTTCTCATTAAGCGTTTCAATGGGAATTATGATTACATATGGTTCTTATGTAAAAAAGGATGTTAATCTTAATAAAGCAGTATCACAGATTGAAATTATGGATACAGGAGTGGCTTTCTTAGCCGGTATGATGATTATTCCTGCCGTATTTGTTTTCTCAGGACTTGATGGAATGTCAGCAGGTCCGGGACTTATGTTTGTGTCACTTCCAAATGTATTTTTTAGAATGGGAATGGCAGGTAGAATAGTAGGTTTGTTATTCTTCTTATTGGCAGGTTTTGCAGCATTAACTTCATGTATTTCAGTATTGGAATCAATTACTGCTAACTGTATGGAACTTTTCCATACAGAGAGAAAGAAAACAACAGGCGTTTTATCTATTATTTATTTAATTGCAACAGCAGTTATAGCTTTAGGTTACAGTATTTTCTATGTGGAAGTAAAACTTCCAAACGGAAGCACAGGTCAGCTTTTGGATATTATGGATTACATTAGTAACAGCTTCCTTATGCCTTTTATTTCATTGTTGTCAGCAATTCTTATTGGTTGGATAATCAAGCCTTCATGGATTGTAGAAGAAATGGAACTAAATGGCAAGAAGTTTTCACGTAAGAAATTGTACAATGTTATGATTCGTTATATTATGCCTGTAATAATGGTGATTCTGTTCTTACAGTCAACAGGTTTTCTTGATGTGTTAATAAGCAAGATTCAAAAATTTATATAA
- a CDS encoding LysR family transcriptional regulator — MTLQQLKYAITVAETGTITEAANKLYISQPSLTNAIHELEKEMNIIIFNRTNKGISISKEGEDFLGYARQVLEQAAILEDKYKGNNGGKKQFCVSTQHYSFAVNAFVDLIKKYGQDEYDFSLRETQTYEIIEDVARMRSEIGILFLNDFNEKVIQKILKSHDLEFHQLFVASPHVFISRKHPLAGNTVITNEELEQYPYLSFEQGEHNSFYFSEEIFSASERKKNIRVRDRATLFNLLIGLNGYTVCSGVIDKKLNGKDIIAVPLADESDMRIGYITHKKGRISGLGYTYLEVLKKYFE; from the coding sequence ATGACATTACAACAATTAAAATATGCAATAACAGTAGCAGAAACAGGAACTATAACAGAGGCAGCCAATAAGCTGTACATTTCTCAGCCAAGCCTCACCAATGCTATACATGAATTGGAGAAGGAGATGAATATTATAATATTCAACAGAACTAACAAGGGAATCAGCATTTCAAAGGAAGGAGAAGATTTCTTGGGATATGCAAGACAGGTGTTAGAGCAGGCGGCAATTTTAGAGGACAAGTACAAAGGAAACAACGGTGGAAAGAAGCAGTTTTGCGTTTCAACACAACACTATTCTTTTGCAGTTAATGCTTTTGTTGATTTAATAAAAAAATACGGTCAGGACGAATATGATTTCAGCCTAAGAGAAACACAAACTTATGAAATTATAGAAGATGTGGCAAGAATGCGAAGCGAGATAGGAATTCTGTTCTTAAATGATTTTAATGAAAAAGTAATTCAGAAAATTTTAAAATCTCATGATTTGGAATTCCACCAGTTATTTGTGGCAAGCCCTCATGTATTTATTAGCAGAAAACATCCACTTGCAGGAAATACAGTGATTACTAATGAAGAATTGGAGCAATACCCATACCTTTCTTTTGAACAGGGAGAGCATAATTCATTTTATTTTTCAGAAGAAATTTTTTCGGCTTCTGAGCGCAAAAAGAACATAAGAGTTAGGGATAGGGCAACTTTGTTTAACCTGCTTATAGGTCTAAATGGTTACACTGTTTGTAGTGGTGTTATTGACAAAAAATTAAATGGTAAAGATATTATTGCTGTACCTTTGGCAGATGAAAGTGATATGAGAATAGGTTATATTACCCATAAGAAAGGCAGAATCAGCGGACTGGGATATACATATTTAGAAGTGTTAAAAAAATATTTTGAGTAA
- a CDS encoding nucleotidyltransferase domain-containing protein — translation MTNMIWTTLQEYTNEIKEVYGCHLKNVILYGSYARGDQNEESDIDIMILVDLDEQNIKDYDAKLSDITFDINLDNDLMIMPIVKNENHFRKWIEAYPFYRNIEKEGVKLYAA, via the coding sequence ATGACAAATATGATTTGGACAACATTACAAGAGTATACAAATGAGATAAAAGAAGTGTATGGATGTCATTTAAAAAATGTTATTTTATATGGTTCATATGCACGTGGAGACCAAAACGAAGAATCGGATATAGATATAATGATATTGGTTGATTTGGATGAACAGAATATAAAAGATTATGATGCAAAATTATCAGATATAACATTCGATATTAATTTGGACAATGACTTGATGATAATGCCTATAGTAAAAAATGAAAATCATTTTAGAAAATGGATTGAAGCATATCCTTTTTATAGAAATATAGAAAAGGAGGGGGTAAAATTATATGCTGCATAG